DNA from Ziziphus jujuba cultivar Dongzao chromosome 2, ASM3175591v1:
GTCAGCAAATGTATGTGGCAAGAAAAGATGGTTTTTTCTGTCTCCTTCTCATAGCCATCTTGTTTTTGACAGGCATGAATGCAATTTCCTGTTCTTGTAGCATTCATATAGAACTATGTTTGTAACTTTAATTTTGTAATCtctaataaatagaaaatacacACTTTTTTGTAATCtctaataaatagaaaatacacACTCTGCAAATTATAGAACCAAAGCTTGCATGGTCTACTTCGAAGACCTGCCTCTTTTAAATTTATCTCACTTATGAAAAAGAAGGGATCGTATTGTATACTGATGCATTTACAACAACAGATATCCAAATTTCTTTATCGTGTGAACGTACTGTGAGAAGTACGTTTCAAGTGGGCCATGTTATTGTTTGGACCAACTATAGCAGGATTGGAAAGTTTAACCCTTAGAAAAATAACCTAGTTAAAATTGCGCTGACCACTTTGTCCTCACCTTGCAAAGGTTCTATATTCTTCATGGGCCTTTTTTGAATACACTGGGCTAGAAGCAAAACTAATAGAAGGGTGCTTATGTTTTCTAGCTCcttcaattaatttatatttttttctatgtttatCAGAAACAAGAAAAGCTGTGTGTATAATATCTTTGATGATGTTGACGAAACAAAATTTCCTAGTTttaacaaggtaaatcaacagtCTAGAGATTTAAATCCTAATTTCTCTTTATaagttttttgcttttgttgacGTGTTTGGATGTTCTTCTAATATGCAGGTTATCTGGTTAGAGTGCATTCAAGAACAAAATGAAATTATCTTTGTGCCTAGTGGATGGTACCATCAAGTTCATAATCTGGTAAGATTGgtatcttcaaaaaaaaaaaaaaaattgttttggtttGTGTCATAGAGAGTCTAGATTTCTGGTAATTcttcttaaatataatttccaaattttattttactgacCAGTTGGCTGATCAAATGATTATGATACTATAAAGCTACTTCTATCTTTCATTTCAATTAATAAGGCTTGTGAGATTTATAATACTGAGGAAACTAGTCCGTTAAGTTTTCCAAACTGGAAAAAATCTATTGCATATTGCCTCGAATTGGTTATGTATATAACCTAGTTTCTCTCCATTTCACTGAATCTAGTAGTTGAAGATTATAACCCTTTTCTCTATGATAGCTTCCGATTGGATGTATGATAATGATAATGTGTCATCTAACATGCACTTTTATTGCTTTCAGGAAGATACAATTTCAATAAACCACAACTGGTTCAATGGCTATAACCTTTTTTGGGTAGTAAGTACAAGAAAACAACTGAAGGCCCagaatttttgttaaaatgtaGCATTCACTTGATAAATTATAAAGCAATATCATACCGGCATTAACATTTATCTCTTCTGTATTCTCATTACTTACAGTGGGACCTGCTTTTAAGGGATTATAATGAGGCTAAGGAGTACATAGAAGATATCAAGGATATTTGTGATGATTTTGAAGGTCTGTGCCAACGCAATCTTGCTGCCAACACAGGTAAAGTGATAGATGTTGAAGGATTCTAAATTCTAAACATATAAATGCATTGTACTCAACTGATCTAGATTTCGCACTGAAAGaaaatgatttaataaaaataaaaaagaccacCATAATTAGTAGTTGCATTCCATCCATCAACTTCTCTCAACTAGCTTTTGCTGTAATGTATTTCTTGAATTTGAGTTGTAACTTGGAAGTCTTTCATGTATGGTTTATCCATCTTGTTTTCGAACATATGTTTTTATCGTGTATGAATAATGAACTGCTGAAGTAATGAATGCTTTGTTTCTGCAGGCATGAACTTTTATGACTTCTTAATATTCTTAGCACACATGTCATTGGCCAACTTGGTTCATCTTTGCAAAGTATTTAGAGGAACAGAAAATTGCGTCTGGAGTTTATCCCCTATGGCTCAGCAATTAACTTTTAACCTCACGTCTATCCAAAAGATTGCACTAAAGATGAAAGCCACAGAAGAGCTGACAAGAAATTATCGCTTCCATTTGGACTTTAGGGATACTCTAGATGATCCCGAGTTTGGTAAACTTTGCTCGGTTTTGGGCAGAACATATGAGCAGATACATAAGCAGCAGAGATTTGATTGTCAAACAAAAGAAGGTTCTATCAATGCTATAAGGGACTTGAATATCATAGGAACTTGCACTTCTCAGGACTGTACAAATCCTGAAGATCTTGTTAAATTTATTGATCATGCTATTGTTTATCTCAGAGGCATTTATGGTGAAGAAAATGTTTAGCAAATTCAATGGTCTTTAGCCAATTCCGTGATAATTGATGGCTGATATAAGATGGCCCTTGAAAACTACTGGTATCAAAGAATTATGAAGACGCATCTTCTCCAGATTATAGATCTGAAGAAAGCAGTGGTGGTGAGAGATAGTGATACTTATGATGCAAGTTTGCTTAAAGATGAGGTCCTAATAACACTATAAAAGTATAAATGGTTGGAAAGCCCTTCCCTATTCCTTTTTTTGGTCATATTATTCAAGGATCTCAACAAAGCTGAATCCACATGTACCCTTCATTCAATAAAAGTATCCCTTTTTGCGCTTGTGCTTTTTTTGGGTTATCGAGTCTTtgcttttttgtatttttttgttttggattgaCATGCAATTAGtttattttggtgaataagCCAGTTCATTATCACTCCCAACTTTAGTCTGGAACCTCTCATTATATATTGAGGAAACTTTCAatgtggaaaaaataaataaataaaacaaaagtggAATACAGTTTTCTGCATTTGGTTTCTGATTTCTTGTCTCAAAATCTATCTGGGCCATTATGCAATACAACATTTGAGAGTGAAATGACCCATTTATGTCCAAAGCAGGCTCAAAGGCAGACAAATTCACCAGCTTTTGGTAGCAACTACTCTcccagttattattattttaaaaaaaaaaaacaaaataaaaagtaaaaagacaGGTTTGGTCCTTCTCCATGAATCCCACAAAATGCTGTTTTTTCCATTTGCAGGCCATTAATGGCGACTTCATTTCTTAATCAAACTTCGTTTTGTTCACTGTTTCGCAATAACTGCTTGGTCACTGCCCCCTACTGGTACAAGCCTtattcaatatttcttttttccagTTGTACGTGACCTATAAGATTCAAAGCATTAGCTGAGAAAACcccagaaaaaacaaaaaaaaaaaaaaaaaaaaaaaaaattaggtggCTTAAacgttcaaaaaaaaattaggtggCTTACATTGACTTGCAGAGCTCTAGACACTTGGCTTAAGAGGACTCTCTGCCATTTCCAACAAATGGAAAAGGGACAAAAACAATGTTTATCAAACTTGTAGTTGATTTCAAGTATATAATTTATAACTAAAATCTAAGTTTAAGGGCAAAGCTTGGCTGGGATTTCTTTAGCTAATTAATTGATAGTAAGGTTGACTGTTATTAACAAGTATTATATTTTGGTCACTAAGATTCCCTTGTTGTTCTGTAGAAAAACTATGATTTTTGAAAGCTGTGTACAAGTTAGGATATAGTATAATGTTGTTTAGAAGTTTCAAATGGCTTAGGCATTCtgatttgtttaataatttgctttatattatttcattttgttgCTGTCCACATGCAAAAATGGCTTAGGCATGCtgatttgtttaataatttgcattttattttttcattttgttgctGTCCACATGCAAAACCTTGAAGTAAGTGTTTTTTACCAATAAAGTATGTGGTTTTCTTCTTGGGTTTTTCAAAGCATGAGAGAAAGATAATGAAAGtctgagggttttttttttttttttttttttctaaatgggTAACTACGGTTGgtcatatttttttctctttttgagtTTCTTGCTATTGATTATTTTCCTGGAAAAAAGACACGGAAAGTcagaagaaacaaaaatttaCTACTAAACAAACCAGTACTATTAACACTTTGTATGTTCCCCAAATTTACAAAGCCTTGTAGGTGGGATAATCAATGATGGAATAAAGGGAATACATTATGATGgggaaaatatgaaaataacccAAACCAGCAAAAacctacccaaaaaaataaaaataaaaataaacaaaataaacaaaaaaataaaaaacctgaaaattttgtaaaaaaataaaaataacaaaaaaataaaaatttaggcttgctttttttttatcctaCTCCATTTTCTTCATGGACACCTTACATTTCTTCCAGGACCACCATAGTAAAAATAAGTCCCCCAAGCATTATTTCTTCCTTGTCTTATATCATAACAATTTGGATGATCAGCCAAAAGATGGAGATTTGTAAGAGGAAGCAAATTATTATCCCAATCCACCACTTGCAAATTCCTAAAATAAGATGCTTTTCCAAACCCTTCTTCTGCAAAATGTCCACTACCCATCTGTGTTGCTGTGTGATAACCAGATGATCTACTATTTACAATTTCTCCTCCAAACTGTACCATGCTTGCGTGATTTCTTAGGTGACTAAACAAGAATGCTGGCCAATATCCAACTAATAAACCAGATCCAAATTCCAACCACCAGTGACCATGCTTTGGATCCTAAATTAGTAAAAGAATGTCATAACATCAATAAAAAGTCTCAATAGTCTTATAATGTATTTGATGAAAAATGGCAAAAATTTatgagttttttgtttttcctacaGTGATGCATCCTTATCTCATTGTCTTATTGGTAGTTCTTACCAAAAAGAATAAGGTTTTCATATAGAAAATAGAAGAAATGTAGGAAGaaaattgtgtgtgtgtgttttttttttttttttttctcctaccgtttatttatttttttaaaaaaaaaaaaaagaagaagaaaactttgAAGAAAAGTATTTTTGGCTTGCTAGTGAGGTCAATATAGACATATAATAATCTGGTCCTAGAATGAATAATGATGTCTCTCTAGGCTTTTGTTATAGGTGACGGACCATGCCAAGTCTGCAAGGAAAATTTCATAAACTAcccaaaaactataaaaaacagaaaatcaatttatcataattttcttcttccatgttttttttaataaaaaaaaaattagaacatatttctaaaaagttttctaaatatagaataaaatttaCCTTCCAAACCATTAAGCCAATATCAAACTGTCTGCCCCTGTAAGAAGACCTTGGAGAGATTGCTGCCCCAATAGCAATCCTGTTGTTAGTTTGAACAAAGCCAGAACAGAGTAAATTGTAGCATCCAGTTGCTTGGTATGCATCTGTCtgcaaaataaaacataaaaaacacatcaatatttttggataaaaccaaaaaaattaaaaaaagaagagagagatagagagagagagagaagatctaTAGACTTACTGTCCAATAAGTGAAGAATCTAGGAAAGTTATCTCCATATAACTCGGGGCTGACCTGAACAAAACAAGGTAAAAGACAAAACACATTGACATCATGAAAAGAGCAAAGTGAAAATGGacagtaaatattttttaccatttttattttttaaatgaacatTTGCCcactgataaataaataaacttcttTATATGGTTgaagaaaattgtaaaatttggtagagttaaaaaaaaaaaaaatttactatgtTTAGTTAAGAATCTGATGTTTTAAAGGTAATGATAAACACACCTGCCACCCAGCTTCAATGGTGTTAAGATCATTTCCAAATGAACCAGAAATTACCCAAATCTGTGATAAACTGAATTCATATTGATCAGTCACCCTTGGGGCCCACACATTTATGCTAGCTTTTGCTCCATAATATTGATCTCCATTTACAAATACTACTGCATGCTGCAAAATTCCAAAGTATACGAACACATcaaatattaaccaaaaaaaaaatatatatatatatatatttttccttctaACCAAATGTACGATCATACATAATAATTAGTTATACTATTGCCTCGTAGAGGActacaaatgaaaaaaataataagaagaacctttttaaaaaaatagcttTCACTATTAATGTCTCtttattgccttttttttttctttttttctttttctttttctttttctcctacTAATGACAACTGGCTGATTGCCCTgaaggaaaatgaaattttctagCCTTCTGAAGGAAGTTAGACCTTTAAGTTAAAGGGTTttagggaggaaaaaaaagaaaaaagaaaaatagaaagaggAGGGAATTTTACAGGATAGTTCTTTCCTTTCAAATAAATGACAACAAATAATGgtacaattaataaaaataaagaaaagaattaGTGTGAACTTCATTTCTTCCTAAGCTGAGAATGAAAAACAGTTTCTTCAAGTTTTCTATCAGGAAAGAAAAAGTCTATCAaagaatccaattttttttatttttttttattttagtatattttatttgctaACCTCATGACCATTTCCTGTTGAGTCTCTCCTCACTCTTCTCCTTGGTTTTCTACCAAACCTTCTAACAGAACTTGCTCTCAAAATGTCTTCCTCTGTTGTTCTTCTAATTGGAATTGTTCCTTCTGGGCATGATTCACCTGAGTCTGTCCACAGCTGAAAACTCTCTGCAACTTTCTCTGTATTTTCATAGCCTTTTGGTCTCTCTGGTGGATCCTGCAAAAATTGCTAACTTAGTTcccaaaaattatcaaatacccACAATAATGCAGCCAAAAagtatttctttgaaaaaaatcaaataccCAAAATCATACATTTTTCTCTCATAATTTTGCATGATCTTAAAATgctaaaaagaagaagaagaagaagattgaaAATGCTATATAGAATTTTACCAATGGTTTCTGTCCTTTAAGCTCAGGATGATCAAAAGCCGGTTGAAAATGAGAAGGAACACAATCTATAACATCTCCATCAGGACTCTACACccattaaagaaataaaattaaaaattaaaactttgcaGAAAATAAAACAGACCcatcaaagaaaagaaagaggaaaaaaaaaatgcctgaATTGTCTTGATTCCAGGCTTGTTGATCTTCTTCAAATAAGCTCTAATTTTCCCCAATCTATGCAACTCTTTGTCAGGCCTGAAAGTCTGATTAGCGGGAAAATGGTCGCCGGAATCTGAAACAATGGGAGATGAGAATACAGGGGTAGAGAGAgaagcaaaaagaagaaaaaaatggaaaagaacaACAAGCATGGGAACGAAAGAGAAGGTGAAGTGGGTGGTGGTAAAAAAAGAAGCCAGTTTGGTTTGTGAAGTAGCAGaagttgttgtttttgttgttggtttGGAGTTAGAAGTTTGTGTTTGGAAGGTTTGGACTTGTCCTATTATAGAGTGGTGAATTCCACAACATGCTTCGTTATTCCTCTGTTTTGTCCTTCTTCTCCATACAACAACAACTGAATCCCTCTTCATGTCCTTACGATAACATTTcagattgcaaaaataaaaaataaaaaatacccaCTTGGGTCTCTCATTTCCTCACCATttccataatataaataatctcactctctctctctctctctctctcgctctctatGTTTCTGAGATTCTAGTGTCCTTGGTTTTGTGTTTTCTGACACCAAGAAATTTCAGGCACAAGCACATTTAAAAAAGGACCTTGGTATAGGTGGGATGTATTTCCCCAAGCTTTACTCATAAGGTGGTCAAAAtagttttttataattattttcacagaaaaagaaaaagagagagagagagagagagagagagagagaattgggTGTTTCAGTATCacagaaaacaaaacaattttaaaaccgGGTTTTAACGGCTACTGATGATTCTATTTCAATCTTTCTCATATTTTTTGACAGAATGATTTGCATTTTTTCATTGCTTTTAGTGACttgtccttttattttatttcatttaattttcctttctttgtttagctaatcaaagttttttttttttttatagttttgtcctctttttttttttaattaccaaaaaatcgaagttttttttttaataattttctaaaagacAGATAATTATCATGCCAATTTCTGGATTACAAAAATATGTTTCcaatgcttttctttttctctctcttttcccaCCAACAAATTTgtgtttcttgtttttgttttttttttctaattatttaaagGGTAAAAATGATGATTGTAATgtcattttttcaatttttagttttatttttccctcCATATCATATACTCATGGTGTGGGGGAGATGCCACTATCAGTCCAGATCATTATGGCCTTGTTTTTCTCAGCATCTGTATCTGTATCATAAATGCATTTATTTCAATCATAAATATATTCTGATCAaagaaaattcatttttcttggCACACTCTTTTACCACTTACCAAACATGAAGGTGGAAGAATATGTAGATCACAACCTAACATTCTGTAGGCCATATGTAATGATCATTATCAAATTGGCCATGATGATGACCTTCCAATGTGGGAAATTCCTTTTGACTATTTGTATAAACATGTTGATAATCCAAATAGGTTTTGCGGTAATGATCTTTGGATAGACCctaattgataattttctttttcctttttattttttttttatttttaaagatgaaTAATGTGCACCATGTGCCTCTTCTTCTgctgtaaaatttttaaaatattttttgtggcTCCCACTTTTGTTTAATTAGATAGTCAATGCCACAACTTACCTTTTTGCATGCTCCGAACACTCGTGGTACAAGTAAGTTGAGAATATTAATGGTTTAGCAAAAACAAGTAGAGGACATTAAAGAGAGGACCAAAACAGGTTGATAATACTATAAATACATATTTCTACCCCAATAAGATTTTCCCTAAGTTATTgctaaattataaaacatatatatatatatatatacacgaataCAAAGtattcatataaattaaaatacatgTTCTTCTAAATTAATCTAATAACAAAagtcattattttttctaataaagATCCAAAATTTCGAATTTGGATCTTAAGCTGGGCTACAGTCTATCTAATATTTTTGGCTCATAAATATAGTTatcctttcttttattttctttttttaattttaattagcgAACCATGACATTTTCTTGCTCCTCCATTCAAAACTCTATTATTGCATTTTGCTTTTAGCTTCCCATGGATAATCCACTAATGTCAGGCAATCTTTCACCCTAATCAGCGGTCAAAATTATCTGAATATTTATTGAAGAAAATTGTCCTGATGGGGTATGGCGGTAGTCTCTGTATTGATTAAGGGGGTCCAGTTGAATAAGGTTTTTCATGTAATGATATATTGTATATCTATGATGTCAAAAAAATGGCCATGCAAGTCAAGCCAATTTGCCGACAAATTGCAAACAGATTAGTCTCTTAATCATGAAGACACTAAAAAATTACCAACacttttaaatcttaaaaaagGCTCACAATAATCATGATCTGAATTATTCCTAAGGATAAAGTTTGAGCTACTCTTGTAAATTTTCCCcaaattggatatatatatatatatatatatatatcataacaaGAAGATATGCTGGAATTATTTCTCagtttataatgaaaatatagTGACACAGTAAATGTGGAACATGTGTTACATGTTAAGGGTGTTATCTGTATGACTTACAACATCACCATATGACTTGTTATaaattgagaaaataatttCTAGAAAAACAGTTTATGTTATAATATAATCCCACTGGTATGATTTTACATACAATCCCAAATGCGTAGATGGTTACATAAGGATTTCAGTTGATCATCAGTAATGCCATGCCTTTtctttctctcaatttttttgggGCCTAGAAGCTCCTTGTTAATTCAGGTTCTGTCATTTTCTCATATATTCATGAGATTTTTATGGTGACAGGGCCTTGAGAAAATCTACACCAACTCTGAGGAGTATAAAATATATAGGGAGATTCAAGGAAAACCTACCTAGTAACCCTTgcagtaatttaaaatttattccaaagttttttatttttttttttattttttatgcatacatacatacatatatatatatatatatataaagtaaaagaTACCTATACCTAGTCATCCATGTAATTCCCTTGGCAAAAAATTTCTTGGTAGCAGAAAGTTATGGGCCCTTTAAACACTGGTTCAACTTTTTAGGGTTCTGGGCGTGGTGCTTGCCACTACCACACAGACTCGTATCCTCTTCTCTCCTTCCTTTCCTtcctattcttttatttttctctcttcttttcaCAAAGACCCACTTGAATTCCCAACAAATTTTTTGCAGCAAATtataaaaggagaaaaaaaaagaagaaaattgttgAAGAATATTGGTCCACAGTGTACCACAACTCTCAATTTATAGCAACATCACTTATTTAGATTATTTTCTCTTTCAGTGGAAACCATGACCCTTCCTTAAAGTTGGTCTGGAAGAGAATAGATTCCGACCCCACAatctatccaaaaaaaaaaaaggtataaattcagaattataaaagtattttttgaattttttttttttaaacttagatttattaaaatatgtggTAGTGGGTATATATACTATACAATTAGAGCATATATCTAAGGAGAGAAAAGGAATATTTACAGGGTATATTAACTATATAGACATGAAGTAAGATAATTCTACCTTACTTGGTTACTGGTAAAAGGCTGCCACATCCATGCTTTTTCGAAGGAATCCAGCATGCAAGTGTTTtataaacacaaaataaaatgccaaaaaataaaaaaaataaaaaaagaaagaaagaagacccAATTATTAAAGGCTATTTTTTGGGTGGTGGGTTTTGCTTGGTTTGTACACAAAGTAATTGTTCTCGGACCTCTAGTGAGTTCTATTAATGAGTAAGTAGTTTAAGTATCACTTCTTGGTTTCTCCGATTTGAAATTGTTTAGGTAGTTAAGTTTTCATTCGGACTGGTTTGGAAtgataaattgtatttaaaattaaaatttttgaaatagttGAATCAAATCCAATATAATTCAACATCCAAAACGGTTTGTTACTTCATACGAATTTGAAAATTGAGTGCATTGCATAATACAATTAAGATTAGGCTGAATTTTAATGGATGAAAAAAGttgattccctttttttttatattattattattatttggttaaCAGAGGATTCTTTTCAGCACCCAAATCAAAAAATGTAATAGACCCATTTCACACATATCTAGAGGGAATGGAGTGGTCACCAAAAGGGAGCACAGGAGGCATGCTCAAtggaaaatgatgatgatgttctTTTGGTTTGCTAATAAGAAAAACCTGAAGAAAAACTTTACAATAAAAAGTGTCAATATCATTCATAAGG
Protein-coding regions in this window:
- the LOC107418421 gene encoding arginine-specific demethylase JMJ20 isoform X1, with protein sequence MGLKIAGQIEKVNGKELSYREFVERYMEKNQPVVLTGLMDDWRACKDWVTLNGQPNLQFFTTHFGKSRVQVADCGGREFTDQKRVELSVSEFVDQWREDSVPEGRNGSTHVVRGKPLLYLKDWHFVKEYPEYIAYTTPLFFCDDWLNLYLDNYRMHKDPDIYSGNNEISCSDYRFVYMGAKGTWTPLHADVFRSYSWSANVCGKKRWFFLSPSHSHLVFDRNKKSCVYNIFDDVDETKFPSFNKVIWLECIQEQNEIIFVPSGWYHQVHNLEDTISINHNWFNGYNLFWVWDLLLRDYNEAKEYIEDIKDICDDFEGLCQRNLAANTGMNFYDFLIFLAHMSLANLVHLCKVFRGTENCVWSLSPMAQQLTFNLTSIQKIALKMKATEELTRNYRFHLDFRDTLDDPEFGKLCSVLGRTYEQIHKQQRFDCQTKEGSINAIRDLNIIGTCTSQDCTNPEDLVKFIDHAIVYLRGIYGEENV
- the LOC107418421 gene encoding arginine-specific demethylase JMJ20 isoform X2, whose protein sequence is MGLKIAGQIEKVNGKELSYREFVERYMEKNQPVVLTGLMDDWRACKDWVTLNGQPNLQFFTTHFGKSRVQVADCGGREFTDQKRVELSVSEFVDQWREDSVPEGRNGSTHVVRGKPLLYLKDWHFVKELGLLFMLMFSGHTVGQQINKKSCVYNIFDDVDETKFPSFNKVIWLECIQEQNEIIFVPSGWYHQVHNLEDTISINHNWFNGYNLFWVWDLLLRDYNEAKEYIEDIKDICDDFEGLCQRNLAANTGMNFYDFLIFLAHMSLANLVHLCKVFRGTENCVWSLSPMAQQLTFNLTSIQKIALKMKATEELTRNYRFHLDFRDTLDDPEFGKLCSVLGRTYEQIHKQQRFDCQTKEGSINAIRDLNIIGTCTSQDCTNPEDLVKFIDHAIVYLRGIYGEENV
- the LOC107418423 gene encoding protein neprosin; the protein is MKRDSVVVVWRRRTKQRNNEACCGIHHSIIGQVQTFQTQTSNSKPTTKTTTSATSQTKLASFFTTTHFTFSFVPMLVVLFHFFLLFASLSTPVFSSPIVSDSGDHFPANQTFRPDKELHRLGKIRAYLKKINKPGIKTIQSPDGDVIDCVPSHFQPAFDHPELKGQKPLDPPERPKGYENTEKVAESFQLWTDSGESCPEGTIPIRRTTEEDILRASSVRRFGRKPRRRVRRDSTGNGHEHAVVFVNGDQYYGAKASINVWAPRVTDQYEFSLSQIWVISGSFGNDLNTIEAGWQVSPELYGDNFPRFFTYWTTDAYQATGCYNLLCSGFVQTNNRIAIGAAISPRSSYRGRQFDIGLMVWKDPKHGHWWLEFGSGLLVGYWPAFLFSHLRNHASMVQFGGEIVNSRSSGYHTATQMGSGHFAEEGFGKASYFRNLQVVDWDNNLLPLTNLHLLADHPNCYDIRQGRNNAWGTYFYYGGPGRNVRCP